CAATAGCACTAGGAGCCAAACCAGAAGACCTGGCATATGGTTTGGCCAATGTCATCAATTATGCGCAAAAACATGCTCCTGAAATGGCCATGGCAGCCACCAAAAAGCCTAATCCTACTTTGGATAGAATCAAGAAAATTATGGGGATAAGCCCCTCCCCTACACAACCAACTACTTTAACCACAATTACCATGATGATTACCTTAATACTTGGCGCATCGCTCCTGGTGGGAGCTACTGACCAAAGCAGCCAATCCTCTGAAGATTTGTTTTTAACCCAATCGAAAACACAATCTCTTGATCCCCTTTTCCAATTGGATTTAAGGGAAAAAGAACAAGACACAGTCCCCCCACCTCAAGCAGAATTTTTGCATAAGGATTCTATCCGCACAGGAGAAATCAGCCCAGACCTTTTTGAACTGTTTCAAATAAACATGGAACCCCTTAAAGATTTGGGAATGCTCTTCAGAGACCTGGATTTTGACTTGGGAGATTTCAGCAGCATGCCACACTTGGAATTAAGGGATATCCCTATGCCCCATTTTAATTTTGACAATATGCCCAAGTGGGAAATGAGCCCTGAAATTTTCAAAAAACTTCTGCCTGACTCTGCCATGTTAAAAGAATTAGCCTCGATCAGAGTTACTCCTGCTGATAGCACATTCAAAATAAAATTAGCCAATAAAAACAACTTTTCTGTAGAAGAATGGGAGCAATATCAAAAACTGAAAAATGAGGAATTGGCCAGGTGGAAGGAAAAACATGCTGAACAAATAGAAGCTTGGCAGCAGGAAAGAATTGCCAAAACCGAAGAATGGAAAAAATCCTTCGAACCCAAAGTGAAGGAGTTTGAGGAGAAAATGAAAAAATGGGAAAAGGAAAACCAACCCAAAATCGAGGAATATCAGGCCAGGGTGAAGGCTTGGGAAAAAGAAAACCAGCCAAAGATCGAAGAATTCCAGCGAAAAATGGAAGAATGGCAAAAGGCTAATGAAGAAAAGATGAAAGCTTTCCAGGAAAAAATGGAAGCTTGGCAAAAGAAGCATGAAGCAGAAATGAAAGCACTTGAACAAAAACTCAAAGAAGCAGATACCAGAAAAAACTAATCCGGCAGTTAAAATTAAAAGGGCCGGGTAATTATCCACGGCCCTCAATTTTTCTTACATGCTTTTATTCAAATACTCCCTGAATATAAGATAGTCAATAGGAATTTGCTCAGCTTTCTTCTCCCCTTTCAAAAACTGCTGTAAGCGTTCGGGCAATTCCAAATCAATCCCAAGGACTTCATCCACCACGGACTTGAATTTGCCTGGATGGGCTGTTTCCAAAAAGATGCCTACATATTGGCCGGGGTTCATTCTTAAGAAATTCCTAAGCCCTAAATATCCCACAGCTCCGTGCGGATCTAAAATATAGCCACTTTTTTCTTTTACAGCTCTCATAGCCCTCGCTGTATCCTCATCATCAAAATAAAAACCTTTGACTTTTTCCCTGAATAAGGCCTGATCATTCCCATACAGGGCCAGAAGCCTGTAAAAGTTGCTGGGATTACCTACATCCATGGAATTGCTGATGGTGGATACAGATGGCATGGCCTTGAAATCCAGCCCATGCAGGAAATCAGGAACAACCTTATTGACATTGGTACTGGCTATAAACACATCAATAGGCAAACCCATACGTTCGGCCAAAATCCCCGCACCTAAATTCCCGAAATTCCCACTGGGAACAGAAACAGCCAACTTTTTATGCTTTTCCGGAAGTCTGGACCAAGCATAAAAATAATAAAGGCATTGGGGAATCCACCTGGCAATATTAATAGAATTGGCGGAAGTCAAAAGCATTTTTTGATTCAGTTCCTTATCCAAAAAAGCCTCTTTGACCATCCGCTGACAGTCATCAAACACCCCCTCCACTTCCAGACAATGGATATTCCCCCCTAAAGTGGTAAACTGCTTCTCCTGCAGTTCGGAGACCTTGCCTTTGGGATACAGAATGATTACCTCTACTCCGGGCACTTTATAAAAACCATTGGCTACGGCAGAACCTGTATCTCCGGAAGTAGCTACCAAAACCTTTACCTTCCTTTTTTCCCCTTCCATCAACATGGACATGAGTTTGGAACAAAATCGGGCACCAAAATCCTTAAAGGCCAAAGTAGGTCCGTGAAACAATTCCAGACTGTACATATCCTCTTCAACCCTTACCAGAGGTGCATCAAAAACCAATGTGTGATCTACCAACTCCCTGATCTGTTCCTTATTCAAATCTTCCCCAAAAAGTGCTTCCATCACCTCATAACCCAACTCCCGAAAAGTCAAGGTGGGAAGTCGTTGGAAAAAGGAATCTGGCAATACCGGAATGTTTTCCGGCATATACAGTCCCTGATCTGGTGCAAGCCCCCTAATGACTGCTTCTTTTAAAGTTACTTTATACTTGGGGTTGTTGGTGCTATAATACTGCATATACGAAGATGAATCGGTTGATATATTAAGAAGTTTGT
This Cecembia calidifontis DNA region includes the following protein-coding sequences:
- a CDS encoding M56 family metallopeptidase codes for the protein MELFENLVPEPYLYALGWMIIHALWQIAGIGLMLWLGLSILKQKSAAFKYNLSVVMLFMIPIAALVTFIWHLDTRLPVEQGALNEAEWTYLNSHPDLIHQVEFQNETKADWQIMSGRIEKYIPTLVNLWMIGAFLFFFKTVSGLADLRSLHRKKHDPVPDELLRFVEQISLQLSLTKSVKIFSSRHSDMPMVYGIFKPVILIPAGLLFQMNPAQLEAIISHEMAHIQRNDYLVNLIQSILEMLFFFHPVFWWINHEIKKQREMACDEMAIALGAKPEDLAYGLANVINYAQKHAPEMAMAATKKPNPTLDRIKKIMGISPSPTQPTTLTTITMMITLILGASLLVGATDQSSQSSEDLFLTQSKTQSLDPLFQLDLREKEQDTVPPPQAEFLHKDSIRTGEISPDLFELFQINMEPLKDLGMLFRDLDFDLGDFSSMPHLELRDIPMPHFNFDNMPKWEMSPEIFKKLLPDSAMLKELASIRVTPADSTFKIKLANKNNFSVEEWEQYQKLKNEELARWKEKHAEQIEAWQQERIAKTEEWKKSFEPKVKEFEEKMKKWEKENQPKIEEYQARVKAWEKENQPKIEEFQRKMEEWQKANEEKMKAFQEKMEAWQKKHEAEMKALEQKLKEADTRKN
- the thrC gene encoding threonine synthase, producing MQYYSTNNPKYKVTLKEAVIRGLAPDQGLYMPENIPVLPDSFFQRLPTLTFRELGYEVMEALFGEDLNKEQIRELVDHTLVFDAPLVRVEEDMYSLELFHGPTLAFKDFGARFCSKLMSMLMEGEKRKVKVLVATSGDTGSAVANGFYKVPGVEVIILYPKGKVSELQEKQFTTLGGNIHCLEVEGVFDDCQRMVKEAFLDKELNQKMLLTSANSINIARWIPQCLYYFYAWSRLPEKHKKLAVSVPSGNFGNLGAGILAERMGLPIDVFIASTNVNKVVPDFLHGLDFKAMPSVSTISNSMDVGNPSNFYRLLALYGNDQALFREKVKGFYFDDEDTARAMRAVKEKSGYILDPHGAVGYLGLRNFLRMNPGQYVGIFLETAHPGKFKSVVDEVLGIDLELPERLQQFLKGEKKAEQIPIDYLIFREYLNKSM